A section of the Petrimonas sulfuriphila genome encodes:
- the aroQ gene encoding type II 3-dehydroquinate dehydratase, which translates to MKIQIINGPNLNLLGMREPSVYGDQSFSAFFERLKEVFPEIRLDHYQSNVEGEIINKIHETGFDYDGIILNAGGYTHTSVAIRDAIKSVRTPVIEVHISNVYAREEFRHQSMISAVCAGVIGGFGLNSYRLAVEALIMANKTD; encoded by the coding sequence ATGAAAATCCAAATTATCAACGGACCTAATCTTAACTTGTTGGGGATGAGGGAACCCAGTGTTTACGGAGATCAATCTTTCTCGGCCTTTTTCGAAAGGTTGAAGGAGGTGTTTCCCGAAATCAGGCTGGACCATTATCAATCGAATGTTGAAGGGGAAATCATCAATAAGATTCATGAGACGGGGTTTGATTATGACGGCATCATCCTCAATGCCGGGGGGTATACCCACACCTCGGTTGCTATTCGCGATGCGATTAAATCGGTGAGGACCCCGGTGATCGAAGTACATATCTCCAACGTATATGCCCGGGAAGAGTTCCGTCATCAATCCATGATCTCGGCAGTTTGTGCAGGGGTGATCGGTGGGTTTGGACTGAACTCCTATCGTTTAGCTGTGGAAGCCTTGATAATGGCAAACAAAACGGATTAA
- the pyk gene encoding pyruvate kinase, giving the protein MLKHTKIVATISDKRCDVPFIQQLFAEGMDVVRLNSAHLDQEGFLKIINNVRAVSDRIAILVDTKGPEIRTTVASEPIELTTGDRVKVIGNPGSVSSKEAIYVSYPNIVDEMNVGDDILIDDGEIDLKVIDKDAGYLLCSVQNDGTVGSRKSVNIPGVRINLPSITERDRKFIALSAKHDVDFIAHSFVRNKEDVLEVQKILNELNSPIKIIAKIENQEGVDNIDEILRHAYGIMIARGDLGVEVAQEKIPAIQRTLIRKAIHHKKPVIVATQMLHTMIEYPRPTRAEITDVANAIYYRTDAIMLSGETAYGKYPVEAVRTMTKVAFETEKTKLPQNDIAVPYQPLDDNEVTSFLAKQAVKSSDRLETKAIVTDSHTGRTARVLAAFRGKSPVYAITTTERLARELALSYGVWAHHQSGKGDGNTKESRRAYFVGAITKLIENKMIKPEDRVAYMGGSFGETGGTTYLEIAEAWRILEAKDKYNLPDYTQ; this is encoded by the coding sequence ATGCTAAAACATACTAAAATTGTAGCCACAATTTCGGATAAACGTTGCGATGTTCCTTTCATTCAGCAGCTTTTTGCAGAAGGAATGGATGTTGTCAGGTTAAATTCGGCTCACCTTGACCAGGAAGGATTTCTGAAAATTATAAACAACGTTCGTGCAGTGTCGGACAGAATTGCCATTCTGGTTGATACGAAAGGCCCGGAAATAAGGACAACTGTAGCTTCCGAACCCATCGAACTCACCACTGGCGACCGGGTGAAGGTTATCGGTAATCCCGGGAGCGTTTCATCCAAGGAGGCTATTTATGTCTCTTACCCGAACATTGTCGATGAGATGAACGTGGGTGACGATATTCTGATTGATGACGGAGAAATTGACCTGAAGGTGATCGATAAAGATGCTGGTTACCTGCTTTGTAGTGTGCAAAATGACGGGACGGTCGGAAGCCGGAAAAGCGTGAATATTCCCGGAGTCCGTATCAACCTGCCGAGTATAACCGAACGCGATAGAAAATTTATTGCCCTATCGGCAAAGCACGATGTCGATTTTATTGCACATTCGTTTGTGCGAAACAAAGAAGATGTATTGGAAGTCCAGAAAATTTTGAATGAACTGAACAGTCCAATAAAAATTATCGCGAAAATTGAGAATCAAGAAGGTGTGGACAACATCGATGAAATATTACGCCATGCCTATGGGATTATGATTGCGCGTGGTGATTTGGGAGTGGAGGTGGCTCAGGAGAAAATTCCGGCTATTCAGCGGACACTTATCCGGAAAGCTATCCATCATAAAAAACCGGTTATTGTCGCAACGCAAATGTTGCACACCATGATTGAATATCCCCGCCCGACGCGTGCCGAAATAACCGATGTTGCCAATGCCATTTATTACCGGACCGACGCTATTATGTTAAGCGGTGAAACAGCTTACGGAAAATATCCGGTGGAGGCGGTGAGAACCATGACAAAAGTGGCTTTTGAAACCGAAAAAACAAAACTGCCACAAAACGATATCGCCGTTCCATACCAACCTTTGGACGATAACGAAGTTACTTCGTTCCTCGCCAAACAAGCCGTTAAATCGAGCGACCGGTTAGAAACAAAGGCTATCGTTACCGACAGCCATACGGGTAGAACAGCCCGGGTTTTGGCTGCTTTCCGGGGTAAAAGTCCTGTTTATGCCATTACCACAACCGAGAGGCTGGCACGCGAACTGGCCCTGTCTTACGGAGTATGGGCACACCATCAGAGTGGCAAAGGAGATGGAAACACCAAAGAAAGCCGCCGGGCCTATTTTGTGGGTGCGATAACAAAACTGATTGAGAATAAGATGATCAAGCCTGAGGATCGCGTGGCGTACATGGGCGGCAGTTTCGGTGAAACCGGTGGAACCACTTATCTTGAAATAGCAGAAGCGTGGAGAATTTTGGAAGCGAAAGACAAATATAATTTGCCGGATTATACGCAATAA
- a CDS encoding O-methyltransferase, producing MDNRLEEYILSHIDPEPELLKEIDREVHVKLLHASMMSGHLQGRLLKMLTRMIRPERVLEIGTFVGYSTLCFAEGLEENGEVHTIEIDDELEDFIRSNFAKSELANKIKLHIGDATQIIPEFEDESFGLAFIDADKELYWKYFEATLPKIRKGGFILVDNTLWYGKVVEKVESSDRATQGILNFNEKLANDDRVEKVILPVRDGITVVRKK from the coding sequence ATGGACAATAGACTGGAAGAGTATATATTATCGCATATCGATCCGGAGCCGGAATTACTGAAGGAAATTGACAGGGAGGTCCACGTTAAGCTGCTCCATGCGAGCATGATGTCTGGTCATTTGCAAGGCCGGCTTCTGAAGATGCTAACCCGGATGATTCGACCGGAACGGGTGCTTGAAATCGGGACTTTTGTAGGGTATTCCACTTTGTGTTTTGCTGAAGGGCTGGAAGAGAATGGCGAGGTACATACGATAGAAATCGATGATGAACTGGAAGATTTTATTCGTTCGAATTTTGCGAAGTCTGAACTAGCAAACAAGATAAAACTGCATATCGGAGATGCTACACAAATCATTCCGGAATTTGAAGACGAAAGTTTTGGCCTTGCCTTTATCGATGCCGACAAGGAGTTGTATTGGAAATATTTCGAGGCTACGCTTCCGAAAATCAGAAAAGGCGGTTTCATTCTTGTTGACAATACGCTCTGGTACGGAAAAGTTGTAGAAAAGGTGGAGAGCAGTGACCGGGCGACCCAGGGTATTTTGAATTTCAACGAAAAACTGGCTAACGACGACAGGGTAGAAAAGGTAATCCTCCCCGTACGTGACGGGATTACGGTTGTTCGAAAAAAATAG
- the rbfA gene encoding 30S ribosome-binding factor RbfA has translation METNRQQKVNRLIQKELGEIFLVETKKMPGVLVSVTHVRVTPDLGIAHSYLSIFPSEKGSEMVRNINDNVKSIRYNLGKRVGKQLRVVPELVFYLDDSLDYIENIDKLLK, from the coding sequence ATGGAAACAAACAGACAACAAAAAGTGAACCGGCTGATTCAGAAAGAGCTCGGAGAGATCTTTCTGGTGGAAACCAAAAAGATGCCGGGCGTACTGGTATCGGTTACGCATGTACGGGTAACTCCCGACCTGGGAATTGCCCACTCGTACCTGAGCATATTCCCTTCGGAAAAAGGAAGCGAAATGGTGCGGAACATAAACGATAACGTGAAATCGATCCGATACAATTTGGGAAAACGAGTCGGAAAACAGTTACGTGTTGTACCTGAACTGGTTTTTTACCTGGACGACTCGCTCGACTACATCGAAAATATTGATAAATTGTTGAAATAA
- a CDS encoding ABC transporter permease, translating into MNLSLFIARRYLFSKKSHNAINVISLISVCGIAIATMAMVCVLSVFNGFGGIVEGMFSAFDPDLKITAKAGKVFDYHTPDFDKALRIDGIQMISESLEENALYKFEDRQVPVLVKGVSEEFRLMTDMDKLMVDGSFRLTEDVVNYTTLGTGLAITLGARAGFINPIEIYAPKRDVNVNLANPSAAFTREDIQIGGVFSLNQPDVDDQVAIIPIRLARELFRYDNEVSSLDMKLHPDASVKKVKSEIEKILGDDFLVENRFEQQIESFRMLQIEKWVTFLILAFILLIAVFNVVGSLSMLIVEKTIDIKSLKNMGANNNLISRIFLYEGWLITFFGIVSGIVAGLTLCLLQQHFGLLRLSNVPGAYVVDAYPVIVRFWDIVTVFVVVSIISLLTVFYPINNLKKKLKFAEV; encoded by the coding sequence GTGAATCTTTCACTATTCATCGCTCGCCGATATCTTTTCTCTAAGAAATCACACAACGCCATTAACGTCATTTCGCTTATTTCGGTTTGTGGAATTGCTATTGCAACGATGGCAATGGTTTGTGTTTTGTCGGTCTTCAACGGATTTGGCGGAATTGTGGAAGGGATGTTCAGCGCTTTCGACCCGGACCTGAAAATTACGGCCAAAGCCGGAAAGGTATTTGATTATCACACGCCCGACTTTGATAAAGCTTTACGGATTGATGGCATTCAAATGATATCGGAGTCGCTGGAAGAGAATGCGTTGTATAAGTTTGAGGACCGCCAGGTGCCGGTCCTCGTGAAAGGTGTATCGGAAGAGTTCCGGCTGATGACCGATATGGATAAACTGATGGTAGACGGCAGCTTCCGCCTTACCGAAGACGTCGTGAATTACACTACCCTGGGAACAGGCCTGGCCATCACGCTGGGTGCTCGGGCCGGATTCATAAACCCGATTGAAATTTACGCCCCGAAGCGCGACGTAAACGTTAACTTGGCAAACCCCTCGGCAGCATTCACGCGCGAAGACATACAGATAGGTGGTGTTTTCAGCCTCAATCAACCCGATGTGGATGATCAGGTGGCCATTATTCCCATCCGTTTGGCGCGTGAACTGTTCAGGTATGATAATGAAGTCTCCTCCCTCGATATGAAACTTCATCCCGATGCGTCAGTGAAGAAGGTAAAATCTGAAATTGAAAAGATATTGGGCGACGATTTTCTGGTGGAAAACCGGTTCGAGCAGCAGATTGAGTCTTTCAGGATGTTGCAGATTGAAAAATGGGTGACGTTCCTTATTCTGGCTTTCATCCTTTTAATTGCTGTTTTTAATGTGGTTGGATCACTTTCGATGTTGATTGTGGAAAAGACGATAGATATCAAAAGCTTAAAAAATATGGGAGCTAACAACAACCTTATTTCCCGCATTTTCCTGTACGAGGGCTGGTTAATCACTTTTTTTGGAATCGTTTCAGGAATTGTTGCCGGATTGACCTTGTGTTTGTTGCAACAACATTTCGGACTGCTCCGCCTGAGTAATGTTCCCGGAGCTTATGTGGTGGATGCTTATCCTGTTATTGTGCGGTTCTGGGATATTGTAACCGTCTTTGTAGTAGTTAGCATCATTTCGCTGCTTACTGTATTTTATCCCATCAATAACTTGAAGAAGAAATTGAAATTTGCGGAGGTATAA
- a CDS encoding UDP-glucose/GDP-mannose dehydrogenase family protein encodes MKIAVVGTGYVGLVSGACFSEMGVDVTCVDIDEAKIEGLKQGIIPIYEPGLKNIVVRNHDAGRLHFTTDLPSVLNDMDMVFIAVGTPSDEDGNAEMKYVWKVTETIGDHIDKPLLIVTKSTVPVGTSHRIKERVQKRLDRRGLSNLGFDVASNPEFLKEGAAVDDFMSPDRVVVGVESERAKELMTRLYRPFLLNNFRVIFMDILSSEMTKYASNAMLATRISFMNDIANLCERVGADVNMVRRGIGSDTRIGKNFLYPGCGYGGSCFPKDVKAIIKVAENAGYEMSVLKAVEQVNENQKKILFQKFSEFFNGVVEGKTVAVWGLSFKPETDDVRDAPALQLIDSLLESNVNVRAYDPAAMDEAKKRLNDKIYYAKDIYDAANNADALIVPTEWKEFRLPNWEILKKIMRTHLVIDGRNIYNKEDLFSYGFGYRGIGL; translated from the coding sequence ATGAAGATTGCAGTAGTTGGAACAGGATATGTAGGATTGGTTTCGGGCGCATGCTTTTCCGAAATGGGAGTGGATGTAACTTGTGTTGACATTGACGAAGCAAAAATCGAAGGATTGAAGCAAGGTATTATCCCGATTTACGAACCCGGGTTGAAAAATATTGTGGTTCGCAATCACGATGCCGGTAGGTTGCACTTTACTACCGATTTACCGTCGGTTTTGAACGATATGGATATGGTTTTTATCGCTGTCGGAACCCCCTCGGACGAAGACGGAAATGCTGAGATGAAGTACGTCTGGAAGGTTACAGAAACCATTGGCGACCACATTGATAAACCGCTGCTGATCGTTACCAAAAGTACTGTCCCGGTGGGTACTTCACACCGGATCAAGGAACGGGTGCAGAAACGATTGGATAGACGCGGCCTCAGCAACCTGGGATTTGATGTAGCCTCCAATCCGGAATTCCTCAAGGAAGGCGCTGCTGTTGATGATTTTATGAGTCCCGACCGTGTAGTGGTGGGTGTGGAGTCGGAACGTGCCAAGGAGTTGATGACCCGGCTTTACCGCCCGTTTCTGCTTAACAATTTCCGTGTAATTTTCATGGATATTCTTTCTTCGGAGATGACCAAATATGCCTCTAACGCTATGCTCGCAACACGGATCAGCTTTATGAACGATATTGCCAACCTGTGCGAACGGGTAGGTGCAGATGTGAATATGGTGCGGCGGGGGATCGGCAGTGACACGCGTATCGGAAAGAACTTTCTTTACCCGGGTTGCGGTTACGGCGGAAGTTGTTTTCCCAAAGATGTAAAAGCGATCATCAAGGTGGCCGAAAATGCAGGGTATGAGATGAGTGTGCTTAAGGCAGTAGAGCAGGTAAATGAAAATCAAAAGAAGATTCTTTTCCAAAAATTCAGTGAGTTTTTCAACGGTGTAGTAGAGGGCAAAACCGTTGCTGTCTGGGGGTTGTCTTTTAAACCCGAAACTGACGATGTGCGGGATGCACCTGCTCTGCAACTGATAGACAGTTTGCTGGAATCAAATGTAAATGTTCGCGCATATGATCCGGCAGCTATGGATGAAGCCAAAAAACGGTTGAACGATAAAATATACTACGCTAAAGATATTTACGACGCTGCGAACAATGCTGATGCTCTCATTGTCCCTACGGAATGGAAAGAGTTTCGTCTTCCCAACTGGGAGATTCTGAAAAAAATTATGCGTACGCACCTGGTTATCGACGGGCGGAACATTTACAACAAGGAAGACCTCTTTTCCTACGGATTCGGATACAGGGGAATAGGTTTATAA
- a CDS encoding NAD(P)H-dependent oxidoreductase has product MDLIEALNWRYATKRMTGEKIAESDLNIILEAIRLTPTAYGLQPFKVVVTRNEDLIGEIYRKSCPQIVIRQCSHLLVFKARKKLDSEYLEGYLKEMKRQRNSTDEYIDGYRSKILRVIDDPQINKFSWMIRQTYIALGYATVAAAASGIDATPIEGFDAQSLNEVLRLDTEKEEAVVMLALGYRDEKEDKLIYLPKIRKPMDLLVEKI; this is encoded by the coding sequence ATGGATTTAATAGAAGCGCTTAACTGGCGTTATGCGACAAAACGGATGACAGGGGAAAAGATCGCGGAAAGCGACCTCAACATCATCTTGGAAGCCATTCGTTTAACGCCCACAGCATATGGTTTACAGCCTTTTAAAGTGGTTGTTACCCGAAATGAAGACCTTATCGGTGAGATTTACAGGAAGTCTTGCCCGCAAATTGTGATCAGGCAATGCTCTCACCTGCTTGTTTTTAAAGCAAGGAAAAAGCTCGACTCCGAATACCTGGAGGGTTATTTGAAAGAGATGAAGCGCCAGAGAAACTCCACGGATGAATACATCGATGGTTATCGTTCCAAGATTTTAAGGGTGATTGACGATCCGCAGATCAACAAATTCAGCTGGATGATCAGGCAAACGTATATCGCGCTAGGGTACGCCACTGTTGCAGCGGCAGCGTCGGGAATCGACGCTACTCCAATTGAAGGGTTTGATGCGCAGTCGCTCAATGAGGTCCTTCGTCTCGATACGGAGAAAGAGGAGGCTGTAGTGATGCTGGCGTTGGGTTACCGGGACGAGAAAGAGGATAAACTGATTTATTTGCCGAAAATCAGAAAACCGATGGATCTACTGGTGGAGAAGATTTAG
- the gldN gene encoding gliding motility protein GldN, whose amino-acid sequence MKFKPIFISFFIFCCIGNCFSQETARERLQRRNQGQSNTNSTVELTSRATQMNRTQSTDINDAKWLREIYRYLDLSKEGNAPLYYPVLPEQGRMNLFTLIFNLLSENKITAYEYLDGREVFTDEYKIDFKEFLDRFGIFHETQNGNIVVSEVDIPSHEVLGYYLKEAYYFETGTSKYGVKTVAVCPIIYRQADYESQTVRYPLFWIVYDELRPYTLRMPIMTSSLNNTMTGTIDDFFRMKHYDGEIYKATNPRNLAISQYTSTPEEMKAEQERVEQQLRDFEERLWKGDTDTTRVLPYRQKQRAGGSTTMRNRRY is encoded by the coding sequence ATGAAATTTAAGCCAATATTTATTTCGTTCTTTATTTTCTGTTGTATCGGAAACTGTTTCTCCCAGGAGACTGCGCGGGAAAGGCTGCAACGCCGGAATCAAGGCCAATCCAATACAAACAGCACCGTGGAATTAACCAGCCGCGCCACACAGATGAACCGTACACAATCCACGGATATCAACGATGCCAAATGGTTGCGTGAAATTTACCGTTATCTCGATCTGTCAAAGGAAGGCAACGCGCCGCTCTACTATCCGGTATTGCCGGAACAAGGTCGGATGAACCTGTTCACCCTGATTTTCAACCTGCTCTCCGAAAACAAAATTACGGCTTACGAGTACCTGGACGGCAGGGAGGTCTTCACGGATGAATATAAAATCGATTTCAAGGAATTTCTCGACAGGTTCGGAATTTTCCACGAGACTCAAAACGGAAACATCGTCGTCAGCGAGGTGGATATTCCCAGTCACGAAGTACTGGGGTATTACCTGAAAGAAGCCTATTATTTTGAAACCGGGACATCGAAATACGGGGTTAAAACAGTTGCCGTTTGTCCCATTATCTATCGTCAGGCCGACTACGAATCCCAAACCGTCCGCTATCCGCTCTTCTGGATCGTGTATGATGAACTCCGCCCCTATACTCTGCGTATGCCCATCATGACTTCAAGCCTCAACAACACCATGACGGGAACGATCGATGATTTTTTCCGCATGAAACACTACGACGGTGAAATTTACAAGGCCACCAACCCACGCAACCTGGCCATTTCACAATACACTTCCACTCCCGAGGAAATGAAGGCGGAACAAGAACGAGTTGAGCAACAGCTCAGGGATTTTGAAGAGAGATTGTGGAAAGGGGACACCGATACAACACGGGTTCTGCCCTATCGTCAGAAACAGAGGGCTGGAGGTTCAACTACCATGCGAAACAGAAGGTATTAA
- the gldM gene encoding gliding motility protein GldM encodes MIINNPNSPRQKMINLMYLVFIAMLALNVSAEVLTGFDIVGDSLSNSSENMHTRNRLIMDELEGYNSQNREKAGEWYDKGVQVKQMSDSLVSYIEDLKIRIVKESDGKKGDINNIRNKDNLDAASSVLLSPPARQGHRLRTAVDHFRQTVTGLIQDDNRRKIIENNLSTTPSERNDSHKNWEESLFEKMPVSAAVAILSKIQNDVRLSEGEALGSLLNSIDVSDFRVNELNAYVIPESKVIIQGGTYNARVILSAEDSTLSPDIIVNGQSLDPSAKGFFSTASSAVGTFPVEGYIETRGSDGSTVRRSFSDNYTVIEPAATIAPTLMNVLYAGIGNEISISVPGIAPQDVSATMTNGSLVRKGNLWEAKPVAAGRDATVSISARTGSQVRQLASKNFRVRSLPDPSPYIEYADANGNPVVFKGGNLAKAVLVNTQGIKAAIDDGILNIPFRVTGFRTLFFDSMGNAIPEVSEGSRFSERQKEQIRRLQRGKYFYISGVKAIGPDGLEREIAVIEVRVN; translated from the coding sequence ATGATTATCAATAATCCCAACTCTCCCCGCCAGAAAATGATAAACCTGATGTACCTGGTGTTTATCGCCATGCTGGCGCTTAACGTGTCGGCAGAGGTGCTCACCGGATTCGATATTGTTGGTGACAGCCTGAGCAATTCATCGGAAAATATGCACACCAGGAACCGGTTGATTATGGATGAGCTTGAGGGGTACAACTCTCAAAACAGGGAAAAGGCCGGTGAATGGTACGACAAAGGGGTGCAGGTGAAACAAATGAGCGACTCGCTAGTGAGCTATATAGAAGACCTGAAAATAAGAATTGTAAAGGAGTCGGACGGCAAAAAAGGAGACATAAACAATATCCGGAATAAAGACAACCTGGATGCAGCCTCTTCTGTCCTGTTATCCCCTCCGGCCCGACAAGGACACCGGTTGCGCACAGCTGTTGACCACTTCCGACAAACCGTAACCGGTCTTATCCAGGACGACAACCGACGAAAAATCATTGAAAACAACCTCAGCACGACCCCTTCTGAGAGGAACGACTCCCATAAAAACTGGGAGGAGTCGCTCTTTGAAAAAATGCCCGTGTCTGCAGCCGTTGCTATCCTTTCCAAAATCCAGAACGATGTCCGCCTGTCGGAAGGCGAAGCGTTGGGCAGCCTGCTCAACAGCATCGACGTAAGCGATTTCAGGGTAAATGAACTCAATGCATACGTCATCCCCGAATCAAAAGTTATCATTCAAGGTGGTACTTACAATGCCCGGGTCATCCTTTCGGCGGAAGACTCCACGCTATCTCCCGACATAATCGTAAACGGCCAATCTCTCGACCCCTCGGCAAAAGGGTTCTTCTCCACAGCAAGCTCCGCTGTGGGAACTTTTCCGGTGGAAGGCTATATCGAAACGAGGGGAAGCGATGGCAGTACGGTACGCAGAAGCTTTTCGGACAACTATACCGTTATAGAACCCGCAGCCACCATTGCACCAACGCTGATGAACGTCCTTTATGCGGGGATCGGGAACGAGATCAGTATCTCCGTACCGGGAATTGCACCGCAAGACGTCTCGGCAACCATGACCAACGGTTCACTCGTCCGAAAAGGCAACTTATGGGAAGCCAAACCTGTTGCCGCCGGCCGGGATGCCACCGTCTCGATATCCGCGAGAACGGGCAGTCAGGTACGGCAACTGGCGTCAAAAAATTTTCGTGTCCGCTCTCTACCCGACCCCAGTCCCTATATCGAATATGCTGATGCCAACGGGAACCCGGTTGTTTTTAAAGGCGGCAACCTGGCCAAAGCCGTGCTGGTAAATACTCAGGGGATAAAAGCCGCCATTGACGACGGCATTTTAAATATTCCCTTCCGGGTAACCGGCTTTCGCACCCTGTTTTTCGACTCCATGGGAAATGCTATTCCCGAAGTGTCTGAAGGAAGTCGGTTTTCGGAAAGGCAAAAAGAACAAATCCGCCGGTTACAACGCGGCAAATACTTCTATATTTCGGGCGTGAAAGCCATCGGCCCCGATGGGTTGGAAAGGGAAATAGCAGTGATTGAGGTGAGGGTGAACTGA
- the gldL gene encoding gliding motility protein GldL, whose translation MNKIIRKIENSLQTDNGQRFLQYAYSFGAAIVIFGAMVKVLHWWGIWGNIIFGTGMAIECIVFILYGLDRPPKAVPAEKEAPAIQAAQDLPVTSRYPKEQPGEVSENVMKFEQEYVQQMKALNRNISGLNTIYEIHLKGISGQLDTLDQINKGLIRIKEMYEGSVPDSSIFSRETEKMTRQIQELNQIYGRLIHAMTNTQPK comes from the coding sequence ATGAACAAAATAATCAGAAAAATAGAAAACAGCCTTCAAACCGATAACGGACAACGGTTTCTGCAATACGCCTATAGCTTTGGCGCAGCCATCGTTATTTTTGGGGCTATGGTCAAGGTATTGCATTGGTGGGGTATTTGGGGAAATATCATTTTCGGAACAGGAATGGCCATAGAGTGTATTGTTTTTATTCTCTACGGGTTAGACCGTCCACCAAAGGCTGTTCCGGCTGAAAAAGAAGCTCCGGCAATCCAGGCAGCACAGGATCTCCCCGTCACTTCCCGGTATCCGAAGGAGCAACCCGGAGAGGTTTCAGAAAACGTGATGAAGTTTGAACAAGAATATGTTCAGCAAATGAAAGCACTCAACCGGAATATATCGGGACTGAACACCATTTACGAAATACATCTGAAAGGCATCAGCGGGCAACTCGATACGCTCGACCAGATCAATAAAGGCTTAATCAGAATCAAGGAGATGTATGAAGGGAGCGTACCTGACAGTTCTATTTTCAGCAGGGAAACCGAGAAAATGACCCGGCAAATCCAGGAACTAAACCAAATTTACGGACGCTTGATTCATGCAATGACAAACACGCAGCCCAAATGA
- a CDS encoding SUMF1/EgtB/PvdO family nonheme iron enzyme yields the protein MKKLIVPILILIVLASCGRRGIGISTGGELTGVPVGKVWNEPTPYNMVLVTRGSYRMGPGEIDSLWGMTVPTRGVSVDNFWMDEAEITNSQYKQFVFWVRDSIIRERLADPAYAGDDFFRITEDEYGEPVQPRLNWSIPIPWTRNTEEEEAAINSVYITHPITKKKMLDARQMNFRYEWFDAAEAAKRQNRLDPQERVLNTDIAANPDEVIMISKDTAYIDEEGRIVNETITRPLNSLYDFVHTRIVNIYPDTTCWVNDFSNANNEYYMRNYFSHPGYAHHPVVGVSWEAATAFCEWRTLFLRRGLQRRDVKVEKYRLPTEAEWEMAARSGKTENRYPWGPTAAQAEEDCYQANFKPGEGAYAADRNLIPAKTKSYRPNSFGLYDMAGNVAEWTSTAYTESGNQLMSDMNPEYRYNAAAEDPYPLKKKVVKGGSWKDISTFIRSDMRDSEYQNHGRSYIGFRCVRTPIGN from the coding sequence ATAAAAAAATTAATTGTTCCGATCCTGATTCTCATTGTGCTGGCCTCCTGCGGCCGGCGGGGTATTGGAATAAGCACGGGAGGTGAACTGACTGGGGTTCCCGTAGGAAAAGTCTGGAATGAACCTACACCCTACAATATGGTACTGGTCACACGGGGCTCTTATCGAATGGGTCCCGGAGAGATCGATTCGTTGTGGGGGATGACTGTTCCTACCCGCGGCGTATCCGTAGATAACTTCTGGATGGACGAAGCTGAGATTACCAATTCGCAGTATAAACAGTTTGTCTTCTGGGTACGTGACTCCATCATCCGCGAACGTCTTGCCGACCCTGCTTATGCCGGAGACGACTTTTTCAGGATTACCGAAGACGAATACGGCGAACCCGTACAACCTCGTCTCAACTGGAGTATTCCCATTCCCTGGACAAGAAATACCGAAGAAGAGGAAGCGGCCATCAACAGCGTGTACATTACACATCCGATTACCAAAAAGAAAATGCTGGATGCCCGTCAGATGAATTTCCGCTACGAATGGTTTGATGCTGCCGAAGCGGCAAAACGACAAAACAGGCTTGATCCGCAGGAGAGAGTTTTAAATACCGATATCGCCGCAAATCCGGATGAGGTGATCATGATATCAAAAGATACAGCATATATCGACGAAGAAGGACGTATCGTGAACGAAACCATTACGCGTCCGTTAAACAGTTTATACGATTTTGTACACACCCGGATAGTAAACATCTATCCCGACACCACCTGTTGGGTAAACGACTTTAGCAACGCCAACAATGAATACTACATGCGCAACTATTTTTCTCACCCCGGCTACGCACATCATCCTGTAGTTGGTGTTTCGTGGGAGGCCGCAACCGCGTTCTGCGAATGGCGCACCCTGTTTCTTCGCCGGGGATTGCAGCGCCGGGATGTAAAGGTTGAAAAATACCGCCTTCCCACCGAAGCAGAATGGGAAATGGCCGCCCGAAGTGGAAAAACAGAAAACAGATACCCTTGGGGGCCAACCGCGGCGCAAGCCGAGGAAGATTGTTACCAGGCAAACTTCAAACCGGGAGAAGGTGCATATGCTGCCGACCGCAACCTGATTCCCGCCAAGACGAAAAGCTACCGCCCCAACAGCTTCGGTTTGTACGATATGGCAGGCAATGTAGCCGAATGGACCTCAACGGCCTACACCGAATCCGGAAATCAACTCATGAGTGACATGAACCCCGAATACCGGTATAATGCCGCTGCCGAGGACCCCTATCCGTTGAAGAAAAAAGTGGTGAAAGGCGGTTCGTGGAAAGACATCTCCACCTTTATCCGCTCGGATATGCGTGATTCGGAATATCAGAACCACGGACGGTCCTACATTGGATTTCGGTGCGTAAGGACTCCGATAGGAAATTAA